In Coleofasciculus chthonoplastes PCC 7420, a single genomic region encodes these proteins:
- a CDS encoding serine/threonine protein kinase, whose protein sequence is MAWVSRQRLQGGKYTIEQKLGEGGFGVTYRAWDNNGQMIVIKTLNDNVQRRADFAKFQQDFLNEALRLAKCSHPHIVKIYEVIQEGELWCMVMEYIDGEDLASRIENKGALQEVEALRYIQQIGEALTVVHNNGLLHRDVKPQNIMLRSGKLEAVLIDFGIARDFNPNLTQTHTQMVSDGFAPIEQYDKRSKRGAYTDVYALAATLYSLLTGEVPTIAPLRAINMSFLKPKEINSTISDRVNQAILKGMEVKPEERPPSIQEWLALLQTNNDACASPLQIVGTWYGEFGSGKATLSITHQFNDSFKGILIHEHWWNGTAKVAINGNLDPKTNDVIIRELEVISGYWRLGENKGTLSSDGKQLFGIGKDKKGLYKWSFQRLD, encoded by the coding sequence ATGGCTTGGGTATCAAGACAGAGGTTACAAGGTGGTAAATACACGATTGAGCAAAAACTAGGTGAAGGTGGCTTTGGTGTAACCTATCGCGCCTGGGATAATAACGGGCAAATGATTGTCATCAAAACCCTAAATGACAATGTGCAACGCCGCGCCGACTTTGCCAAATTTCAGCAAGATTTTCTGAACGAAGCGCTAAGGTTAGCTAAATGCTCTCATCCCCATATTGTCAAGATTTACGAGGTTATCCAAGAGGGGGAACTATGGTGCATGGTGATGGAATACATTGACGGAGAAGATTTAGCCAGTCGAATTGAGAACAAGGGCGCTTTACAGGAAGTTGAAGCCTTACGCTACATTCAACAGATTGGTGAGGCGCTAACGGTTGTTCATAATAACGGCTTGTTGCACCGAGATGTGAAGCCCCAAAATATTATGTTGCGTTCTGGTAAATTGGAGGCAGTGTTAATTGATTTTGGTATTGCCCGTGACTTTAACCCAAATTTGACCCAGACGCATACTCAAATGGTTTCCGATGGTTTTGCTCCGATTGAACAGTACGACAAGCGGTCAAAACGGGGGGCTTACACTGATGTTTATGCTTTAGCTGCGACACTGTATTCGCTGCTAACTGGAGAAGTGCCAACGATTGCTCCACTCAGGGCTATTAATATGTCGTTTTTGAAGCCAAAGGAGATTAATTCAACTATCAGCGATCGGGTAAATCAGGCGATTCTCAAGGGGATGGAGGTAAAACCAGAGGAGCGACCTCCATCAATACAGGAGTGGTTGGCATTACTTCAGACTAATAATGATGCTTGTGCTTCTCCCCTGCAAATAGTTGGAACTTGGTATGGTGAGTTCGGTAGTGGTAAAGCTACTCTCTCTATTACTCACCAATTTAATGATTCATTTAAGGGAATTTTGATTCACGAACATTGGTGGAATGGTACAGCTAAAGTTGCTATTAATGGTAATCTTGATCCTAAAACGAATGATGTAATAATAAGAGAGTTAGAGGTCATTTCAGGATACTGGAGACTTGGAGAAAATAAAGGCACATTATCATCGGATGGTAAACAACTATTTGGAATAGGGAAAGATAAAAAAGGTTTATACAAATGGTCATTTCAGAGGCTTGATTAG
- a CDS encoding AAA family ATPase, which produces MTILDVSTPFQLVGRQAQFQRIIQVLAHEGNLLIVGVPGSGRRSLVRLAAREVGVKILEVDCIRVTDGQRFVQLLCESINQTFLSTTAHALMQEWIEHKAAELFVLKNNGRGRAQLKPVRVKSQQQQWKAFEGLLELLQELAESTGERVVLILESFPHIRSWDRHGVWENFLKQEIERQTQVSYVLVATIAEISIHPDELGNSLEIVQLAPLADDVVAAWAQEVLHVEGLTFDPRSQALELFVNAVQGHLGDASALVRRLQSVRVADGLIRDRHIQQAIQDLLSDLSMVFESLLMLLPANQAHLLESLALDPTDKPQSRDYIHKHYLSRGGSLQGAIAGLQHKGLIYGSEQNYRLALPLLALWLRQRLS; this is translated from the coding sequence GTGACCATTTTGGATGTATCAACACCGTTTCAATTGGTTGGACGGCAAGCGCAATTCCAGCGAATCATCCAGGTGTTAGCCCATGAGGGCAACCTGTTGATTGTGGGAGTACCGGGAAGCGGACGGCGGAGTCTGGTACGGCTAGCGGCTCGGGAAGTTGGTGTGAAAATCCTGGAAGTTGACTGTATCCGGGTGACTGATGGTCAACGCTTCGTCCAATTGTTGTGCGAGAGCATCAATCAGACGTTTCTCAGTACAACGGCTCACGCTCTCATGCAAGAGTGGATCGAACACAAGGCGGCTGAATTATTTGTCCTCAAAAATAACGGACGAGGTAGAGCGCAGCTAAAACCTGTTCGGGTAAAGAGTCAACAGCAGCAATGGAAAGCATTTGAGGGATTACTGGAACTCCTACAAGAATTAGCCGAATCGACAGGTGAACGGGTGGTGCTAATTTTGGAAAGCTTTCCCCATATTCGTTCTTGGGATCGTCATGGGGTATGGGAAAATTTTTTGAAGCAAGAGATCGAGCGTCAGACTCAGGTGAGTTATGTATTAGTAGCAACGATCGCGGAAATTAGCATTCATCCCGATGAACTGGGAAATAGCTTAGAAATCGTGCAGCTAGCCCCCTTAGCCGATGATGTGGTGGCGGCTTGGGCGCAGGAGGTTCTGCATGTCGAAGGGCTAACCTTCGATCCGCGATCGCAAGCCTTGGAATTGTTTGTCAATGCGGTGCAGGGACATTTAGGCGATGCTTCCGCACTGGTACGACGCCTCCAGTCGGTGCGAGTAGCTGATGGATTAATTCGCGATCGCCACATCCAGCAGGCAATTCAAGATCTATTATCCGACCTATCCATGGTTTTCGAGTCATTACTGATGCTGCTTCCGGCGAATCAGGCGCATCTGTTGGAATCTCTGGCGTTAGATCCGACGGACAAGCCGCAAAGTCGCGATTATATCCACAAACATTACCTATCCAGAGGGGGGAGTCTCCAAGGCGCGATCGCGGGATTACAACACAAAGGTTTAATTTACGGCTCCGAGCAAAATTATCGACTGGCTCTCCCTCTGTTGGCATTGTGGCTGCGCCAGCGCTTGAGTTAA
- a CDS encoding cation:proton antiporter — MSTLTIAWLALPMFVGFSIYLFPKLDRYLALGVALVSVGYALQLLFVAKAPITLQLLDSFGVTLIADQLSGFFILTNALVATAVILYCWHTNKSAFFYTQTIILHGSVNAAFLCADLISLYVSLEVISIAAFLLIAYSRTNRSIWVALRYMFVGNVAMLFYLVGAVLVYQANYSFAYEGLSNAPIEAIALIVLGLLSKGGIFVSGLWLPLTHSESETPVSALLSGVVVKTGVFPLVRFALMVEAIDPIIRLFGVGTALLGVGYAVLEKDTKRTLAFSTVSQLGWILAAPEVGGFFALAHGLAKSTLFLIAGNLPSRNFKELKEQPMHTGLWIAIVMASLSISGFPLFVGFGAKVLTLKNVLPWQEIVMNLGAVGTAMVYAKFILLPHGKGKPVRASFWTPILLLLGGLIAASGMYLEGYTLANITKNLAIIAVGWLAYVLIFQRVVLKLPRMLEQLEHLIGFMGVMSLGLILLFKMVLA, encoded by the coding sequence ATGAGTACATTGACGATTGCCTGGCTCGCACTACCGATGTTTGTGGGGTTCAGCATTTATCTGTTCCCCAAACTTGACCGATATCTCGCACTGGGCGTCGCCCTGGTTTCGGTTGGATATGCGTTGCAGTTATTATTTGTAGCTAAAGCGCCGATCACCCTGCAATTATTGGATAGTTTCGGCGTTACATTAATCGCTGACCAATTGAGCGGTTTTTTTATATTGACCAATGCTCTAGTAGCAACCGCCGTTATTCTCTATTGTTGGCACACGAATAAGTCAGCTTTCTTTTATACACAGACGATTATTTTACATGGCAGTGTCAATGCCGCCTTTCTCTGTGCCGATCTCATCAGCTTATACGTATCGTTAGAAGTCATTAGTATTGCCGCATTTCTGTTAATTGCCTATTCCCGAACCAATCGTTCGATTTGGGTGGCTTTACGTTATATGTTTGTCGGCAATGTGGCAATGCTGTTTTATCTGGTGGGTGCGGTGTTGGTGTATCAGGCGAATTATTCCTTTGCTTATGAGGGTTTAAGCAATGCGCCCATTGAGGCAATTGCCCTGATCGTTCTGGGACTGTTGAGTAAAGGGGGTATCTTTGTATCGGGATTGTGGTTACCCTTAACCCACTCGGAATCCGAGACACCCGTATCTGCACTGCTATCGGGGGTGGTGGTGAAAACAGGCGTGTTTCCCCTGGTGCGCTTTGCCTTGATGGTAGAGGCGATCGATCCCATTATCAGACTATTCGGTGTGGGAACTGCGCTGCTGGGAGTCGGTTATGCCGTCTTGGAAAAAGATACCAAGCGCACGCTAGCGTTTAGCACCGTTTCCCAATTAGGTTGGATACTCGCTGCACCAGAAGTTGGTGGCTTTTTTGCCCTAGCCCATGGATTGGCGAAATCAACGCTGTTTTTGATCGCGGGTAACTTACCCAGCCGAAACTTTAAGGAACTTAAAGAGCAGCCCATGCATACTGGACTCTGGATTGCCATAGTCATGGCTAGTCTCTCGATTTCGGGCTTTCCCTTATTTGTCGGCTTTGGCGCGAAGGTATTAACGTTGAAAAACGTCCTACCTTGGCAAGAGATAGTCATGAACCTGGGGGCGGTGGGAACTGCGATGGTGTATGCCAAATTTATCCTTCTACCCCATGGGAAAGGGAAGCCTGTGCGAGCCAGTTTCTGGACTCCAATCCTACTACTGCTCGGTGGGCTGATTGCCGCAAGCGGGATGTATTTAGAAGGATACACCCTAGCAAATATCACCAAAAACCTGGCAATCATCGCCGTTGGCTGGTTAGCATACGTTTTGATTTTTCAACGAGTGGTACTCAAACTACCCCGTATGCTTGAGCAATTGGAGCATCTGATCGGATTCATGGGAGTGATGAGTCTAGGGTTGATTCTTCTGTTCAAGATGGTATTGGCATAA
- a CDS encoding cation:proton antiporter subunit C encodes MLEACIFATILCGFFGIILKKNLVMKIISMDVMSTGVIAYYVLIASRKGEALFTPIIPVENGIISHVENGAYSDPVPQAVILTAIVIGFSIQALMLVGVMKLARDHPTLESSEIEKHNTP; translated from the coding sequence GTGTTAGAAGCCTGCATATTTGCCACCATCCTGTGCGGATTTTTCGGCATCATCCTGAAAAAAAACCTGGTGATGAAGATCATCTCCATGGATGTGATGAGTACGGGGGTTATTGCCTATTACGTGCTGATCGCATCCAGAAAAGGAGAAGCCTTATTCACACCGATTATTCCCGTCGAAAATGGGATTATTTCCCACGTCGAAAATGGCGCTTACTCTGATCCAGTTCCCCAAGCGGTGATCTTAACCGCGATTGTGATCGGCTTTTCGATTCAAGCTCTAATGCTAGTCGGTGTGATGAAGCTAGCACGGGATCATCCGACTTTAGAAAGCAGCGAGATTGAGAAGCACAACACCCCATGA
- a CDS encoding cation:proton antiporter: MSTLTIAWIALPLFVGFSIYLFPRLDRYLALGVALASAGYASYLFVAQSTLTLPLLDSFGVTLIADEMSAFFIVTNALVTSAVIIYCWHTNKTAFFFTQMIILHGCVNAAFVCADFISLYVALEVISIAAFLLIAYPRTNRSIWVGLRYLLISNVAMLFYLMGAGLVYQANYSFAYEGLSNAPIEAIALIFLGLLSKGGIFVSGLWLPLTHSESETPVSALLSGVVVKAGVFPLMRFALMVPEVDPIVRIFGVGTAVLGVGYAVFEKDTKRMLAFHTISQLGFVLAAPEVGGFYGLTHGLVKSALFLIAGTLPSRNLKELHHKPINTSIWIALVIASFSISGFPLLSGFGAKVLTMKNLLPWQVIGMNIAALGTAISFAKFIFLPHNPQGEGNVKPSFWLAMIILIGGLILANAVYYEAYTVKNIVKPLVTIALGWLAYFLIFKRLAIKLPRMLEQFDHLIGLMSLMLLLLFGMVFA, from the coding sequence ATGAGTACATTGACGATTGCCTGGATTGCACTACCGCTATTTGTGGGGTTCAGCATTTATCTGTTCCCCAGACTTGACCGATATCTCGCACTGGGCGTCGCCCTAGCTTCGGCTGGATATGCATCTTACTTATTTGTGGCTCAGTCAACCTTAACCCTGCCATTATTGGATAGTTTCGGCGTCACCTTAATCGCTGACGAAATGAGCGCTTTTTTTATAGTGACCAATGCCTTGGTCACAAGCGCCGTTATCATCTATTGTTGGCACACGAATAAGACGGCATTCTTTTTTACACAGATGATTATTTTACACGGCTGTGTCAATGCCGCCTTTGTCTGTGCCGATTTCATCAGCTTATACGTGGCGTTAGAGGTGATTAGTATTGCCGCATTTCTGTTAATTGCCTATCCCCGAACGAACCGTTCGATTTGGGTGGGGTTACGCTATCTGTTGATCAGCAACGTAGCAATGCTGTTTTATCTGATGGGTGCGGGGTTGGTGTATCAGGCGAATTATTCTTTTGCTTATGAGGGTTTAAGCAATGCTCCCATCGAGGCAATTGCCCTGATTTTTCTGGGACTGTTGAGTAAGGGGGGTATCTTTGTATCGGGATTGTGGTTACCCTTAACCCACTCGGAATCCGAGACACCGGTGTCGGCGTTGCTATCGGGGGTTGTGGTAAAAGCTGGGGTGTTTCCCTTGATGCGCTTTGCTTTGATGGTGCCAGAGGTTGATCCCATTGTCAGAATCTTCGGTGTAGGCACAGCGGTGCTAGGAGTCGGTTATGCCGTCTTTGAAAAAGATACCAAGCGAATGTTGGCATTTCACACGATTTCGCAGTTAGGCTTTGTCCTAGCAGCACCCGAAGTCGGTGGTTTTTATGGGCTAACCCACGGGTTAGTTAAATCAGCGCTGTTCTTAATAGCGGGAACCTTACCCAGCCGTAACCTCAAAGAACTGCACCATAAGCCGATTAATACCTCAATTTGGATTGCTTTAGTTATCGCTAGTTTCTCTATCTCAGGTTTTCCCCTATTGTCTGGCTTTGGGGCGAAGGTTTTGACGATGAAAAATCTTTTGCCCTGGCAAGTGATTGGCATGAATATTGCGGCTTTGGGAACGGCAATATCCTTTGCCAAATTCATTTTCCTGCCTCACAACCCACAAGGAGAGGGAAATGTCAAGCCCAGTTTCTGGTTAGCCATGATTATATTAATCGGGGGTTTAATTTTAGCAAATGCTGTGTATTACGAGGCGTATACGGTTAAGAATATCGTGAAACCCCTAGTCACTATCGCACTTGGATGGTTGGCATATTTTTTGATTTTCAAACGACTTGCCATCAAACTCCCTCGTATGCTTGAGCAATTTGATCATCTGATTGGGCTGATGAGTTTAATGTTGCTGCTGCTGTTTGGGATGGTATTCGCTTAA
- a CDS encoding Na+/H+ antiporter subunit E — protein MIGHLNLILRLAIWFLLTASLSVPNIIIGIAVALLLPGRPKTSESLKDWLRVLGEVLVAIPQAYFEAFEIMFRPHKYEDVIMERVKPQRTPGLIFLDIFLITFTPKTIVLKYHEEGSYEVHRISRRKRT, from the coding sequence ATGATTGGACATCTGAATTTGATATTGCGATTAGCCATCTGGTTTTTGCTCACCGCTAGTCTGAGTGTGCCAAATATCATTATTGGCATCGCTGTCGCCCTTCTTTTGCCGGGACGCCCCAAAACTTCGGAATCCTTAAAGGATTGGTTGCGGGTGCTGGGTGAGGTACTTGTGGCGATTCCCCAAGCGTATTTTGAGGCATTTGAAATTATGTTCCGTCCTCATAAGTACGAAGATGTAATTATGGAACGAGTTAAACCCCAGCGCACACCGGGACTCATTTTTCTCGATATATTTTTAATTACGTTTACGCCCAAAACTATTGTTTTAAAATACCACGAGGAAGGGTCGTATGAAGTCCACAGAATTAGCCGGAGAAAACGAACATGA
- a CDS encoding monovalent cation/H(+) antiporter subunit G — translation MINVLSYICIGLGIVFWFWGTFPLIGHRSVLFKLHTLSVADTLGSMSIIVGLLLKIPSEWPLLILAIISLAIWNTVLGYVLAYCSSSGEELDYESE, via the coding sequence ATGATCAACGTGCTTAGTTATATCTGTATTGGGTTAGGAATTGTCTTCTGGTTTTGGGGAACTTTTCCGTTGATTGGTCACCGATCTGTACTCTTTAAGCTGCATACTCTTTCGGTGGCAGATACTCTTGGTTCAATGAGTATTATCGTTGGATTGTTGCTAAAAATACCCAGTGAGTGGCCCCTACTGATTCTCGCCATTATCTCCTTGGCGATTTGGAATACGGTGCTGGGGTATGTGTTGGCATATTGTTCGAGTAGTGGGGAGGAATTGGACTATGAATCAGAGTGA
- a CDS encoding DUF4040 domain-containing protein: MNQSDIYVIIALLPLAACMLVFQVNPYHALVIRGILGAVAALVYAVLGAADVALTEALVGTMLAITLYAVAVRSSLTLRLGVLEESGDKVPTKEEVEQHFGELMNDLRRIFSKHYMRVELVPYTDQQALHRALMEKEVHATCTRSHLSELEHQDPTVPESETPSYHTATRVQRLYDIIRTELSSAATHLTYINTPDSGEKH, encoded by the coding sequence ATGAATCAGAGTGATATTTATGTGATTATTGCGCTGCTGCCGTTGGCTGCCTGTATGCTGGTCTTTCAGGTGAATCCTTACCATGCTTTGGTAATTCGGGGCATTTTGGGAGCAGTGGCGGCATTGGTTTATGCAGTTTTGGGGGCGGCAGATGTGGCGTTGACCGAAGCTTTGGTGGGTACTATGCTGGCGATTACGCTGTATGCCGTGGCGGTGCGTTCATCTTTAACCCTGCGTCTTGGTGTACTGGAAGAAAGTGGCGATAAAGTGCCAACTAAGGAAGAAGTTGAGCAGCATTTTGGGGAACTGATGAATGATTTACGCCGCATTTTTAGCAAGCATTATATGCGTGTCGAGTTAGTCCCCTATACGGATCAGCAGGCGTTACATCGGGCGCTGATGGAAAAAGAAGTTCATGCCACCTGTACGCGATCGCACTTATCAGAACTGGAGCATCAAGACCCGACAGTACCTGAGTCTGAGACGCCATCTTATCACACCGCGACTCGGGTTCAACGTCTCTATGACATCATCCGAACCGAACTGTCGTCAGCCGCGACACATTTAACCTATATCAATACACCAGATTCAGGGGAGAAACACTAA
- a CDS encoding Na(+)/H(+) antiporter subunit B: MKWVYIAAGIALYVIFLITPNMSNLAPDLSDISIVEAVVEDSGVSNVVSGIIFRNRLYDTIFEVVVFTIAIMGVRFLLADEKPFCTVYQFTDQPSMILARLGATISALVGIELAIRGHLSPGGGFAAGVAGGTAIGLVAITSSTEWMQEIYKRWHASRWEKVSVLVFIVLAVITLAGIELPQGELGTLLSGGIIPLLNILVAVKVALGSWAAILVFVHYRGLL, from the coding sequence ATGAAATGGGTTTACATTGCAGCCGGGATAGCGCTGTACGTCATATTCCTAATCACGCCCAATATGTCCAATTTGGCACCGGATTTATCAGATATCTCTATCGTCGAAGCCGTTGTAGAAGACAGTGGCGTGTCCAATGTGGTTTCGGGTATCATTTTCCGGAATCGGTTGTATGACACGATCTTTGAAGTGGTGGTATTTACGATCGCGATTATGGGTGTGCGGTTTCTGCTGGCGGATGAAAAGCCGTTCTGCACTGTCTATCAGTTTACCGATCAACCCTCGATGATTTTGGCGCGTCTGGGAGCAACCATTTCCGCGTTGGTGGGTATCGAATTAGCGATTCGGGGACATCTTAGCCCTGGTGGTGGGTTTGCCGCTGGGGTAGCTGGGGGAACCGCGATCGGTTTGGTGGCGATTACTTCATCAACGGAGTGGATGCAGGAAATCTATAAGCGTTGGCACGCCTCTAGATGGGAGAAGGTTTCGGTGCTGGTTTTCATTGTCCTGGCGGTGATCACGCTAGCTGGAATCGAGTTACCCCAGGGAGAGTTAGGCACACTGCTTAGTGGCGGGATTATCCCCCTGCTCAATATCCTTGTCGCCGTAAAAGTCGCCTTGGGTTCCTGGGCTGCTATTTTAGTTTTTGTTCATTATCGGGGATTATTGTGA
- a CDS encoding Rpn family recombination-promoting nuclease/putative transposase, with protein MRFISPKTDFAFKKIFGSNRSQKILISFLNAIVYEGKNTIKSLEIIDPYNPGSTSTLKDTYLDVRAVLDNGSTVIIEMQVLNVEAFEKRVIYNIAKAYANQLDMGEKYTTLRPFIALTIADFFLFKNSAQMINRFRLKEEKQLFNYRDELTLIFLELPKFNKELSELETLSDKWIYFLKAAPSLDIIPESLAAVPEIGEALNIASRANLSNKELEELHKQEVFIGDRKGEINFAKVEQSLKLVSLLMRQKFGAVPPEVQAKIEQLSLEQLDRLVETILTFTTLDDLEQWLDN; from the coding sequence ATGAGATTCATTAGTCCAAAAACTGACTTTGCTTTCAAGAAGATTTTCGGCTCAAACCGCAGCCAAAAAATTCTCATCAGCTTTCTCAACGCCATCGTTTACGAAGGCAAAAACACCATAAAATCTTTAGAAATAATCGATCCCTATAATCCGGGCAGTACCAGCACGCTTAAAGATACCTATCTAGATGTCAGGGCAGTTTTAGATAATGGGTCTACGGTAATCATAGAGATGCAAGTTTTAAACGTCGAAGCTTTTGAGAAACGAGTAATCTACAATATCGCCAAAGCTTATGCAAATCAGTTAGACATGGGAGAAAAATATACAACATTGCGTCCATTCATTGCTTTAACAATTGCCGATTTTTTCTTGTTTAAAAATAGCGCACAAATGATTAACCGATTTAGACTGAAGGAGGAAAAACAGCTATTTAACTATCGAGACGAGTTAACACTAATTTTTCTGGAGTTACCCAAATTTAACAAAGAACTATCAGAATTAGAAACCCTTAGCGACAAGTGGATTTATTTCCTCAAAGCCGCCCCCAGTTTAGACATAATTCCTGAGTCTCTGGCGGCAGTACCAGAAATAGGAGAAGCCCTAAATATTGCCAGCCGTGCTAACTTAAGCAATAAAGAATTAGAGGAGTTGCACAAGCAGGAAGTGTTTATTGGAGATAGGAAAGGCGAGATTAATTTTGCCAAAGTTGAGCAAAGTTTAAAATTAGTTTCACTTTTAATGCGACAGAAGTTTGGCGCTGTTCCTCCAGAGGTTCAGGCTAAAATAGAACAATTATCTTTGGAACAATTAGACCGTTTAGTTGAGACAATTTTGACATTTACAACCTTGGACGACTTGGAGCAGTGGTTAGATAATTAA